A stretch of the Clarias gariepinus isolate MV-2021 ecotype Netherlands chromosome 26, CGAR_prim_01v2, whole genome shotgun sequence genome encodes the following:
- the LOC128514082 gene encoding tripartite motif-containing protein 16-like, translating to MAEASISVDQDQFICPVCLHLLKDPVTTPCGHSYCKECINGYWDREDVKKVYSCPQCRETFTPRPVLRRNNMLAEVVEKLKETELQAAFPAHCYAGPGDVECGSCTGRKRKAINSCLECQASYCGDHLKPHYQSPAFKKHKLLKVFAEPQEKICSQHDKPIEIYCRTDQSFICYLCTMDDHKAHDTVAAKKERTQKQNDLKEEQMKYKQRIQENQSKVQELKQTVDTIKMCSQAAVDESERIFIELISSMENKRSEVKGLIRAQEEAKMSQAKLLLEQLEQEIADLKRRVTELEQLSHTNNHIHFLQTFQSLRVSPGHEDSPSFTVNQPLSFDGVRKSLSDLKKQVEEICEQEFNKIHPHDFFYLTLDPNTAHHELVLSEKNRAVALTETNQRYSDHPERFDYWTQVLCKESVCGRYYWEVEWSGGGVEISVSYKKIMRKGESYECAFGCNSQSWSLQCSSSSVFYWHNNIQTELQGPASSRIGVYVDHKAGTLSFYSISNTMRLLHRVHTTFTQPLYAGFRMWSCNSTVRLCNKK from the exons ATGGCAGAAGCCAGTATCTCAGTAGATCAAGATCAGTTCATTTGTCCAGTGTGCCTGCATCTTCTAAAGGATCCAGTGACCACTCCTTGTGGTCACAGTTACTGTAAGGAGTGTATTAATGGCTACTGGGATCGTGAGGATGTTAAGAAAGTCTATAGCTGCCCCCAGTGTAGAGAGACGTTCACTCCAAGGCCTGTCCTACGCAGGAACAACATGCTGGCTGAAGTAGTAGAGAAACTGAAGGAGACTGAACTCCAGGCTGCTTTTCCTGCTCATTGTTACGCTGGacctggagatgtggagtgtgGTTCCTGCACCGGGAGAAAACGCAAAGCCATTAATTCCTGTCTGGAGTGTCAGGCCTCCTATTGTGGAGATCATCTTAAACCTCACTATCAGTCTCCAGCATTTAAGAAGCACAAGTTACTGAAAGTCTTTGCAGAGCCCCAAGAAAAGATCTGCTCTCAGCATGACAAACCGATTGAGATCTACTGTCGTACTGACCAAAGCTTCATCTGTTACTTGTGCACGATGGATGATCATAAAGCTCATGATACTGttgcagcaaaaaaagaaagaactcaAAAGCAG AATGATCTAAAGGAGGAGCAGATGAAATACAAACAGAGGATCCAGGAAAATCAGAGTAAggtgcaggagctgaaacagACTGTAGACACTATTAAG ATGTGTTCACAGGCAGCAGTAGATGAAAGTGAGAGGATCTTTATTGAGCTGATCAGCTCCATGGAGAATAAGCGTTCAGAGGTGAAAGGGCTGATCAGAGCTCAAGAGGAAGCTAAAATGAGTCAAGCTAAACTACTCCTggagcaactggagcaggagatcGCTGATCTCAAGAGAAGAgtcactgagctggagcagctttcacacacaaacaatcacATCcacttcctccag ACTTTCCAGTCTCTCCGTGTTTCTCCTGGACATGAGGACTCACCCAGCTTCACTGTTAATCAGCCTCTCTCATTTGATGGCGTAAGGAAATCTCTCTCTGATCTGAAAAAACAAGTCGAGGAAATCTGTGAGCAGGAATTCAACAAAATCCATCCACATG atttcttttacctgactctggatcccaacacAGCACATCATGAACTTGTTTTATCTGAGAAGAACAGAGCAGTGGCTCTTACTGAAACAAATCAGCGGTACTCTgatcatccagagagatttgacTACTGGACTCAGGTGTTGTGTAAGGAGAGCGTGTGTGGACGCTATTACTGGGAGGTAGAGTGGAGCGGTGGTGGTGTGGAAATATCAGTCTCGTACAAAAAGATCatgaggaaaggagagagttaTGAGTGTGCTTTTGGATGCAATAGTCAGTCCTGGAGTCTGCAGTGTTCTTCTTCCTCTGTCTTTTATTGGCACAACAACATTCAGACTGAGCTACAAGGTCCAGCATCCtccagaataggagtgtatgtggatcacaAAGCAGGAACTTTGTCCTTCTACAGCATCTCCAACACGATGAGGCTCCTTCATAGagtccacaccacattcactcagcctctATATGCTGGGTTCAGGATGTGGAGTTGTAACTCAACTGTGAGGTTATGtaataaaaagtga